In Flavobacterium sp. CS20, a single window of DNA contains:
- a CDS encoding 5-formyltetrahydrofolate cyclo-ligase — translation MMNKAEIRRLYKQKRQNLSSTQIEEQSIAIANQALKLDIWQHTYYHLFLSISRHKEVDTSMLLHILQGKDKQIVVSKSHFKTQTLSHYLLTDATAIKENSFGIPEPQDGLEVPINKIDVVFVPLLAYDYLGNRVGYGKGFYDRFLQHCRKDTLKIGLSFFEPINDKLETKPHDVAIDVVVTPNRVFKF, via the coding sequence ATGATGAATAAAGCTGAGATTAGAAGATTATACAAACAAAAACGCCAGAATCTATCTTCAACTCAAATTGAAGAACAAAGTATTGCTATTGCCAACCAAGCACTAAAACTTGATATTTGGCAACACACTTACTATCATCTTTTTTTGAGTATCAGCAGACATAAAGAAGTTGATACTTCAATGCTTTTACATATATTGCAAGGCAAAGACAAGCAAATTGTGGTCAGCAAAAGCCATTTTAAAACCCAAACCCTTAGCCATTATTTACTGACTGATGCCACCGCTATCAAAGAAAACTCTTTTGGTATTCCTGAGCCTCAAGACGGTCTTGAAGTTCCTATCAACAAAATTGATGTGGTTTTTGTGCCACTTTTAGCCTACGATTATTTAGGAAATCGAGTTGGTTACGGAAAAGGGTTTTATGATCGGTTTTTGCAACACTGTCGCAAGGATACGCTTAAAATTGGTTTGTCTTTTTTTGAACCTATAAATGATAAATTAGAGACCAAACCTCATGATGTTGCAATAGATGTAGTTGTAACTCCTAATCGAGTT
- a CDS encoding succinylglutamate desuccinylase/aspartoacylase family protein → MTDEILPIVDYAFDFHTGGAKRFNVAQIRIAKNQPELLELAKAFNAPFTIYSSNIKKSYRSTCKLHNIPILLYEGGKSVDNDASITKHGLDGLRRVLRHLGMLKAEFAPSQPAKPSVFISKTKWIRAKYSGLLQLKIDIGQWVNKGEEMAHITDPYGSFKHILKARDAGYVINVNQSPMVYQGDALFHISTQIDDE, encoded by the coding sequence TTGACTGATGAAATTCTTCCAATTGTAGATTATGCCTTCGATTTTCATACGGGCGGAGCCAAACGTTTTAATGTTGCACAAATCCGTATTGCCAAAAATCAACCCGAGTTATTAGAATTGGCAAAAGCTTTTAATGCACCTTTTACGATATATTCATCAAACATCAAAAAATCTTATCGCTCAACTTGTAAATTGCATAATATTCCCATTTTATTATATGAAGGTGGTAAATCAGTTGATAATGATGCATCTATAACTAAACACGGTTTAGATGGTTTGCGAAGGGTTTTAAGACACCTCGGTATGCTTAAGGCAGAGTTTGCTCCATCACAACCCGCAAAACCTAGTGTTTTTATAAGTAAAACCAAATGGATTCGAGCTAAATACAGCGGTTTGCTTCAGCTTAAAATTGATATTGGACAATGGGTCAATAAAGGTGAAGAAATGGCACATATCACAGATCCTTATGGGAGTTTTAAACACATATTAAAAGCCCGTGACGCAGGATATGTCATTAATGTCAATCAATCACCAATGGTATATCAAGGCGATGCGTTGTTTCATATTTCAACCCAAATCGATGATGAATAA
- a CDS encoding succinylglutamate desuccinylase/aspartoacylase family protein translates to MSDKPYIDDHNVLHILDEKILPGQHKRLNLHTAKLYTTSSVDVPVIIERSKKKGPVVLITAGVHGDELNGIEIVRQFLERKMNKPLIGTIICIPVLNVFGFLNMQREFPDGRDLNRIFPGSKKGLWPVGLPFN, encoded by the coding sequence ATGTCTGATAAACCCTATATCGACGATCATAATGTCCTTCATATTTTAGATGAAAAAATTTTGCCAGGTCAACATAAACGGCTTAACCTTCATACTGCAAAACTTTATACCACATCTAGCGTAGATGTCCCCGTTATTATAGAACGGTCAAAAAAGAAAGGTCCTGTAGTATTGATTACTGCTGGGGTTCACGGTGATGAACTCAATGGTATTGAAATTGTTAGACAGTTTCTGGAACGAAAAATGAACAAGCCACTTATCGGCACTATTATTTGTATTCCTGTTTTAAATGTATTTGGGTTTTTAAATATGCAACGCGAATTTCCTGATGGTAGAGATTTAAACCGCATATTTCCTGGATCTAAAAAAGGCCTCTGGCCAGTCGGTTTGCCTTTCAATTGA